acaccagtcatatgtGATTAGGGCTAacttaatgacctcattttaactggagcacatctacaaagaccctatttccaaatgaggtcacattcacaggtaccaggtGGTAGGATATCAACATATCTTTGGAGGAGACACAGTTCACCCCATAACActgttttaaatagtttttttcttttttattaaaaaaaatttttttagcatttacttatttctgagagagagagagagagagagaagacacagaatccgaagcaggctccaggatccaagctgtcagcacagagtctgacgcggggcttgaactcacacaccatgagatcgtgacctgagccaaagttgaatgcttaaccaattgatccacccaggtgacccttaaatatatgtatttttttaagtagggccccaggggcgcctgggtggttcaggtgattaagcatccgaattcagctcaggtcatgatctcacagttcttgagttcgagccctgcaccggactctgtgctgacagctgggagcctggagcctgcttcagatctgtctctccctctctctttgcccctcccctgctcacttacactctgtctctgtctctgtctctgtctctctctctcaaaagtaaatacgcgttaaaaatttaaaaataaataaataaataaagtagagcCCAAACCACCAATGAGACTGATTAGCTATGTTCTTTGGCTCGGATATCTGGAGAAAAAGACCTACACTTAGTTGCCTTTCAAAGCTCAGTGTACAAAGAATCACTTGAAAAGCTTGGGCCCGAGATTCATATTCCTGGGTCTTGATCCAAGATACCAGAATTCAGGATAAAGGATATGTACTGTGATACTGTGATTGTCTTTTCTACTTATTAGTGGATCAGAAATCAAAAGAAACGTACCTTTACGTTGCGCAAACGTGTCTCCTCGACCACTGCTCCAAAGACAGTAGAAGGATACCCTGTCTCTTTGCTCATGTTTCTTGTGAGCCAGGTGGCCCTGCATGGGCGGTAGGGCAGTGGGTAGGCAGACTGAGACTCATCCAGATTCCAGAAAGTATAGTAATGTGGACTAGTAAATATAAAGTTTAAGTGCTTCCAGGCTGGGGGCAAAATTCAAGACTATTGGAAGGGTAATGTGATTGTTGGAGCTGTTTCTATTTACTCTTCTTCGGTATGTTGACAAGAGACAGAACTAGGCTACACTGTCAGCTCTCTGTTACCAGCACGCAAAGAAGTTTGATGGGTGATGgaggtttattttgtttattttagtcacCCAGACTCAGAATTCATGTTCACGACAGCAAGCCAAATCATTTTTGGAAGACTTCGACAGTAAATAGTTGACCCCATTTACACACTGGAATGTTTTCGCCAAGAAAGACAAGGTTCTGTCTTTGCCAGTAATCGAAGATACAGTTATTTGCTCGGGAGCAGACACGCCCTCTTGATCCCTTCagatctacaaatagtgaaaaaatAGTATATCCTCCGTCCACGGAcctaaaggagagagaaaggccataaaaacaaaattgggggAGGCCTGCACTCCTAAAAATTCCATGATTTGTTAAAGCGACCCACGGCACTGGGACCTagagtttgaaaaaatgaatCCTTAGATTTAGGTCttcgttattttattttattttttttaagtaggctttgtgcccaacgcggggctcgaactcatgacccaaagatcaagagtcgcacgctttaccgactgagccagccaggtgcccctaggcccCCTTTATTTTAATGCTGGGGTTTCTTGGGTAAGCCAGAGCAGCAGTTCTCATCCTGGCTACACTTGACAGCCATttgtgagcttttaaaaaataccagtgtttggggcatccgggtggctcagctggttaagtgtcacactcttgatctcggctcgggtcatgatctcacggtttgcgggtttgagcccacatcgggctctgtgctggcagggcagagcctgcttgggattctctctctctctctgcccctcccccacttgcgctgtctctgtctctttcaaaataaataaataaacttaacaaaacatACCAGTGTTTGGACCCCACCTCAGACCGATAAAATCTGACTCTCTAGAGTGCTTTCCAGGCCCCTACTGTGGAGATTATGGTTTAGAAAGTCGATGTTGGGGCCCTTGGTCTATACTTTATTATCTCAGGTAAATCTTAGGATCAATTAGTTTGGAAAACACTCTCCTAATCTAGCCTAGTTATTAGTTGCTGTTCAGTGATccgaatttttcttttctttaatagcCATGTACCACATAGAAAGAAGCATTCAAATTGAAAACTCAGAATATCCTTTTAAAACGAATTTGCCGTTTCGCAAACGTTTTGCAATATATCCGTTAATTtgtctttcaaaagaaattgCCATCTGTTTCTCTTAGATACCtgaatcttttatttctgtttttgattttcagGAATATAAATCTGTTGAAGAATCTTAAGAGTCAAATCTTCTGAGCCTAGACATACTGCTGTCAGCATCTCTTGAGACCTCCTCCTTCTGAGAATTCCCAGGTCTGACCACACTTTCCCTCCAGCCTACAGTGAGGGACGTCAACACACATCCTCTAGACTTCCAGCCCCCGAGCTGTGGCAGCTGGGGCAGGAATCTTACAAGCTCCATCCTTAGGGGAGATTCAGAAAGACAAGAAGGGTGAAAAGTCAGATATGCTGAGTCTGAAACATACAAAAGCCTTTAGAACGGCTCCTCACAGAAGAACCCAAATAAATCCACATAATTAGTGCGCATATTTAGATGAGCTATACATAAAACAGAAAGCCTTTCTCCCTCTATCAAAACAGAGTAAAAAGTCTGATTTAATACCCAGAGATTCTTGTCCCCATGCCAGTATTATAAAGCAGTTTCGCCGCATTTGTTTCAATCTGTGTTAAGAGTAGGACTGTGGAAAATAAAAGacttatttgtatattatttttttaatgattaagaaTTTCCGATGAAACCTGTGTAAGAGAGGGGTGCTGTGCTGGAGGACAGAGTGTGGCAATTGCCAAATTAGAACATCACCATTTTCTTGCCTGTGCGCTAGTGACGGGGTCCGGGTCGTGATTGCTTTGCATGAGATTGTTAGAACACCTCCAGGATACGCAGAGACAGTCTATGTGGCTGTGGAATGCCTCGAGGGCAATAGAAAGCAAATAGAAGCAGGTACCGACTGAAGTCTTGAGTGATGACGGAGGTGCATTTCAAGTACCATGGAAATCTCACTGGCCGCGCCCATTTCCCCACCCTGGCCACAGAGGTTGATAACACTTCCGATAAGTATTCCAACCTCTACATGTATGTGGGCTTATTCCTGAGCCTCCTAGCCATTCTCCTCATCCTGCTCTTCACCATGCTCCTTCGGCTCAAACATGTCATCTCACCCATCACTTCCGAGAGCACAGAAAGCGTTCCTCAATTCACAGATGTAGAGATGCAGAGTCGGATCCCCACTCCTTAAAGCCGGGATGAACGTGAGCTTTAGTGGATCTCAGTGAACCCTTCTATGGTGATGTCCAGGAAAGTTTCTTTTGTTGCATGTGGCTTCCCATGGAGGGAATCAacaagttgtttatttatttaacaagttgttcatgtattttgtgtgtgtgtgtgtgtgtgtgtgttcttcttGATCTTGATTCTGTTTGTGGGCTATCTAAGAGGCTTAAGACTCACTCTTTgccagaaataaaggaaatggcAGCTGGTTGGGAGGGCAGGTTTCCATAGTAACCAAAGAGAGCCTGGGCCGTGAGCAAACCTCAGACCACAGAAATTCATATGCAGCTATTGTAAAATTCACAGGATCCCTGGAAGctccaagaacaagaaaaatcagCTCTCGAAGGGGCTGATTGTTCAAagagggtcccccccccccagtaaggGACAAGTTTTAATTTAGCACTTACCCTAAAGAGTCGCCTCTGCTGACATGAAGGTAAATCATGTCAGAGGTTAATGGAAAGGACCACGAACCCTTTCCCAAAGGAGCCGTGATTTTATCATCTAAGGTCAAAGGgtttgtcccaaatgaaagaagaaatttaaagaaactgtCTCAGTTTAAAGAGCAAGTGCACAGAAAGTAGTTTCTAGTCAGCAAATTCACCTAGAGAGGGGAAATGTGCATTTTATATCTGTGTTATTACTATTACTggactcttaaaaactcagaTAATGGCAGATGTATTACAAAAATCCAGAATGACGAGCTTCTCCCAAACCAAGGGAAGATTGAGTCAAAATGTGCTCATGACAATGAATCTTGCATTATACGTGCAAATTCTTtacctttttctccctccccatcACGCTCCTGAAGAGTTGCACACAAACATGAGCTTTGTTTAAAGATGGCCTTGGCAAAAAAGACTCAGCTATCCTTTaaagcaggaaggaaataatCTTGGTATTCTGTCATTGAATGATTGTGGCTTTGGACAAACCATTCAAGCTTCTGGGTGCcagctttttctttctgaaaaatgatCAGAGAGCTATTTAGTTATCACTGGACTCCTTTTAGATCTGAGggtaagaaaaagacaagggaGGAAAGGAGTAAACACCACCCCCCTACAAATCCTTATTAAGATCAATGTCCTCAACTGTCACATTTGTCTTTCCCAGAAAATGTTTCCCTTCCTGATCCCGGCCAAAAGATGACATGGTTCGCTTATTACCTatgagagaaatatatttttaaaaatcccattctCATAAGTAGCCTGGTATGCCAGGAGTGAGGGAAGAATTTGATTTTTGGCAAAATGAACGTTCCAAAAGGGAACCCGGAGGAGGTGAGTACTGTTCACAAATCACAAATTAGAAGGCCGGTCATATACTTGCCACCCAAAAGCTAATACACGTGTGTTAAATTCTAcctgcttaaaaacaaacaaaagtctaccTGCTTCAAAAACAATCGGTTCTCACTTGCACCTAAAAGATGGTCACCAAATTTCACAGGGTGCTGCCTCGGGAACTGCAGTGGTGGGAAGAGAAATGGTATGGATGTTAGCTTAACGCCACCTCTACCAGGCATGCAGCTGTCACTAATCTGTTACCAATTTAGATTGGCCCCTTTACTCTGATCTAAATCTAGCCTGGTGGTGAAATTCCCAAGTGCTTTCCACTTTTATACACAGTCATTTGCCAATACTCCTCTCTCCAAGGGGCTGCAAGGTGTGGAATCCCCACACGCAGAGCTAAACTTAGCGGCAAAGGCTGACTCTGGCGCACCTGATACAACAGCGGATCGTAAGAGCAGGTGCATTCTGCACCATTCAGAAGAGATGAGCAGGTAGGCTCAGACTCAGGGCGTACACTTCCCTCTGGgccttttattttccaaaacgCATGGTGACTTTTATGTTATTGCGTCTGGTGGTTCGAGTTGTGTCTTTACTCAACACCCGGACTCCATGTCCTCCGTAAGGTTTTAGTTCTTTGGCAGCCTTCCACGCGCACTTCATCGAAGGCTGGCAGCGTACCCCACAACTTCTTAAGGACACACATATCCCCTCGCTCCAGGCACCCCCTTTTGTGCTCACAGTATTTGAATGCACTTTACAGTTAAGAAGTCCGTGGCTGGATACATGAAAGAACCGATTATGCTTTCGACAGCGATGAATAGCGAGATTACCCAGTGCCTTGTTGCCAGATTTGATGAACAGACTACGCATCTATTCCTGCCCACCTGACCTCCCCAGCCTGCATGTCCAGACTTTAACACCTCTTCTTTAGTCACTGGCTTGGAGCAAGAGTCCTGATTTATGATTAGGTGACTCACCTGGAAAACAAGCACCCTCTTTCATCACAACTACCCCATGGGATCCAGATCTTTACTGAGCATTAACCAAAGCACACAGCACAGTTGCACTAAAATAGCAGCatgacccccgccccccgccacaaGTTCCAGTGATGACACAAATGGAGATGCATTTAAGCAGACGTGTTGTTGTGGTGACTCACATGGTATTTAATCTTTAGGAAAATAAACTGAAGGTTTTCATCGTAGCAAACTGactataaagaaaagaatttttccaCTTCTATTAAATTATATTCTCTCCCTCAGTATATTAATTAACGTATATTACTGCTCGAAGAGTCAGCTAGAGCACTCCATGGGCATCATTTGAATTTATCCATCTATCCACAATGCTGACTTGGCaattccttcccccttccccactctccaaAAACTGCACGGTAGCCTAAATGTATATAAGCAGGTTATTTCTATGTAGATGTACTCTGTTCTAAGATGAAAGACTGAtgcttcatttattatttatttatttatttattatttattattattacttattattatgcTGACCCATATGAAATTGCCGTTTCCATATGTCAAAAAGTGTTCGGATATCAGCCATTTCATGTAACTCAACCTAATAAAAAGACTCACGACATGAATTTTCTAAATGGTAACCTCTcctaatatgtttaaaaataattggggcgcctgggtggctcagtcggttaagcatccgacttcggctcaggtcatgatctcgcggcccgtgagttcgagccccgagtcaggctctgtgctgacagctcagagcctggagcctgtttcagattctgtgtctccctctctctctgaccctcccctgttcatgctgtctctccctgtctcaaaaataaataaacgttaaaaaaatttttttttaataaaaataaaaataattaaatttctggggtgcctggctcagctggttaagcgtccaacttttgatctcaactcaggtcatgatttcacggtcgtaagattg
This region of Felis catus isolate Fca126 chromosome X, F.catus_Fca126_mat1.0, whole genome shotgun sequence genomic DNA includes:
- the SERTM2 gene encoding serine-rich and transmembrane domain-containing 2, whose product is MTEVHFKYHGNLTGRAHFPTLATEVDNTSDKYSNLYMYVGLFLSLLAILLILLFTMLLRLKHVISPITSESTESVPQFTDVEMQSRIPTP